In Perca fluviatilis chromosome 3, GENO_Pfluv_1.0, whole genome shotgun sequence, the following proteins share a genomic window:
- the mns1 gene encoding meiosis-specific nuclear structural protein 1 isoform X2 translates to MAKELARINYETQREEKMRQCIKENSIELRELESKLKSAYVNKERAAQIAEQEAMRFDTMREEADLARKMKSEHERAAVEKQKLEQKRHEELAQYQRQLEQQLLERERKRQEAYEEFLKEKLMVDEIVRKIYEEDQMERQLKLEKVRATQQHIEEFKKQQAEWRRMEQEKMEAENKRIMEFASHQEHLQENRMAKIKEREEAKEHLHKILSEKIEEERQQREEMERVREELYLEEQEEANRQRDLEEMEKKIRQRLMLQQTCQQQMAFKEMRRQAEKEEEEAFRKMMMAKFAEDDRLEQMNAQKRRMKQLEHKREVEKLIEDRRRQHEADMELEAQERAIEQEREALRRQIIEEERQRLLKRHATKLLGYLPKGLLREDDLEHFDEDFRKNFKTRQADIFSDDGWEGDD, encoded by the exons ATGGCTAAAGAGCTGGCCCGCATCAACTATGAGACACAAAGGGAAGAGAAAATGAGGCAGTGTATTAAAGAGAACAG cATTGAGCTTCGAGAGCTGGAGTCAAAGCTGAAGTCTGCATATGTGAATAAGGAAAGAGCTGCACAGATCGCTGAGCAGGAAGCTATGAGGTTTGACACAATG CGTGAGGAGGCGGACTTAGCACGCAAGATGAAGAGCGAACATGAGCGAGCAGCCGTTGAGAAGCAGAAGCTGGAGCAGAAACGCCACGAGGAGCTGGCGCAGTATCAGAGACAGCTGGAGCAGCAACTCCTGGAGAGAGAGCGCAAGAGACAAGAGGCATACGAGGAGTTCCTCAAAGAGAAGCTCATGGTTGATGAGATTGTCAGGAAGATTTACGAGGAGGATCAGAT GGAGAGACAGCTGAAACTGGAGAAGGTCAGAGCCACTCAGCAGCACATTGAAGAATTCAAGAAACAGCAGGCCGAGTGGAGACGCATGGAGCAAGAAAAGATGGAGGCCGAGAACAAACGCATCATGGAGTTTGCCAGCCATCAGGAGCACCTGCAGGAGAACAGAATGGCTAAGatcaaagagagagaagaagcaaAGGAACATCTTCATAAAATA CTGTCTGAGAAGATCGAAGAGGAGAGGCAGCAGCGTGAAGAGATGGAGCGAGTCCGTGAGGAACTTTATTtagaagaacaagaagaggcTAACAGGCAAAGAGACCTT GAAGAGATGGAGAAGAAAATCAGACAGAGGCTGATGTTGCAGCAGACCTGCCAGCAGCAGATGGCTTTCAAAGAGATGCGGAGGcaggcagagaaagaggaggaggaggccttCAGGAAAATGATGATGGCTAAGTTTGCCGAGGACGATCGGTTGGAGCAGATGAACGCTCAGAAACGACGCATGAAGCAACTTGAGCACAAGCGCGAGGTGGAGAAACTGATCGAGGACAGAAGACGGCAGCATGAGGCTGACATG GAACTGGAGGCTCAAGAGCGAGCGATTGAGCAGGAGAGGGAGGCGCTGCGTCGGCAGATAATTGAAGAGGAGAGGCAGCGACTTCTTAAACGCCATGCAACAAAACTCCTTGGATACCTACCAAAG GGCTTGCTCCGTGAAGACGACCTGGAGCACTTTGATGAAGACTTCagaaaaaactttaaaacacGTCAGGCAGATATCTTTTCTGACGACGGCTGGGAAGGCGATGATTAA
- the tex9 gene encoding testis-expressed protein 9, which produces MAERSCDKKVRSSQAVVSQHTKRLSSSSKAERSKRVEGKPPAKSASGPKKKNTDDLFAKEEQYKLLNAELEAKTADLVRQAEQLMREQSEVLAKPLSTLLLTDIENEEESRIMKPQQCTVQEPGVKVSTIRVTSTSHNMCTGRQGNEPHWKTATPKMSHVDDLAAVADSADCFLAKTIRSMEEKMNDTVIHENVVDDLANAGDNVGSGVSDAQIRVLKAKLRIMQEELDQLSCEYYKKDDENAKLSAKLKELEEDRARLQKTTNIQQTQIEKHRALAHESDKKCDGLQVQVSALHKEIENLNRSQKQAAGVHGTVEVRLNRALEEVERLKTQLNKMKQMNKDKISEEHQSKENLLAENKMLKKQKAELIVGFKKQLKLIDILKRQKMHFEAAKLLSFTEDEFMKALDWGKS; this is translated from the exons ATGGCTGAAAGAAGTTGTGATAAAAAGGTCCGATCGTCTCAGGCCGTCGTCTCGCAG CACACGAAACGTCTGTCCTCCAGCAGTAAGGCTGAGAGGTCCAAGAGGGTTGAAGGAAAACCGCCGGCAAAATCTGCATCTGGTCCAAAAAAGAAGAACACAGATGACCTTTTTGCTAAGGAAGAACAATACAA ACTTTTAAATGCAGAGCTGGAAGCCAAAACGGCAGATCTAGTAAGGCAGGCAGAACAACTTATG AGAGAACAGAGTGAAGTTCTGGCAAAACCATTATCCACCCTCCTGCTCACGGACATCGAGAATGAAGAGGAGTCAAG GATAATGAAGCCTCAACAGTGCACTGTGCAGGAGCCCGGTGTGAAG GTGAGCACAATAAGAGTCACATCAACATCACACAACATGTGTACTGGAAGACAAGGAAATGAGCCTCACTGGAAAACAGC AACCCCAAAGATGTCTCATGTGGATGATTTAGCAGCTGTAGCAGACTCAGCTGATTGTTTCCTGGCAAAGACGATACGTAGCATGGAGGAGAAGATGAACGACACCGTGATTCATGAAAACGTTGTGGATGATTTGGCTAACGCTGGAGACAATGTAGGATCAG GCGTTTCAGATGCTCAAATAcgagttctgaaggcaaaactACGGATCATGCAAGAGGAACTGGATCAACTCTCATGTGAATATTATAAGAAG GATGACGAAAACGCTAAACTTAGTGCAAAACTGAAGGAGCTTGAGGAGGATCGAGCCAGACTgcagaaaacaacaaacatccagcagacacagattGAGAAGCACAGAGCTTTGGCTCACGAGTCGGACAAAAAATGCGACGGTCTTCAAGTGCAAGTGTCCGCTTTACACAAG GAAATAGAAAATCTGAATAGATCCCAGAAACAAGCAGCGGGCGTCCACGGCACTGTGGAGGTCCGTCTGAACAGAGCcttggaggaggtggagaggtTAAAGACTCAACTCAACAAGATGAAACAGATGAACAAG GACAAGATAAGCGAGGAACATCAGagtaaagaaaatctacttgctgaaaacaaaatgctaaaaaaacagaaagcagaACTCATCGTGGGTTTCAAGAAACAGCTCAAGCTGATTGACATCCTCAAAAGACAAAAG ATGCATTTTGAAGCTGCCAAGCTGCTGTCGTTCACAGAAGACGAGTTCATGAAAGCTCTAGACTGGGGGAAGTCGTAA
- the mns1 gene encoding meiosis-specific nuclear structural protein 1 isoform X1 translates to MSRKWTYSQQQRLMSQRQNQEQLRQQEARRVDRERQLQAGVRDEENSEKRRYLRQVQDELKERQMESALLKAKEEKINREKQLEQEERMAKELARINYETQREEKMRQCIKENSIELRELESKLKSAYVNKERAAQIAEQEAMRFDTMREEADLARKMKSEHERAAVEKQKLEQKRHEELAQYQRQLEQQLLERERKRQEAYEEFLKEKLMVDEIVRKIYEEDQMERQLKLEKVRATQQHIEEFKKQQAEWRRMEQEKMEAENKRIMEFASHQEHLQENRMAKIKEREEAKEHLHKILSEKIEEERQQREEMERVREELYLEEQEEANRQRDLEEMEKKIRQRLMLQQTCQQQMAFKEMRRQAEKEEEEAFRKMMMAKFAEDDRLEQMNAQKRRMKQLEHKREVEKLIEDRRRQHEADMELEAQERAIEQEREALRRQIIEEERQRLLKRHATKLLGYLPKGLLREDDLEHFDEDFRKNFKTRQADIFSDDGWEGDD, encoded by the exons ATG AGTCGTAAGTGGACGTACAGCCAGCAGCAGAGGTTAATGTCTCAGCGCCAGAACCAGGAGCAGCTCAGGCAGCAGGAGGCCCGGCGTGTGGACCGAGAACGGCAGCTGCAGGCCGGTGTGCGGGACGAGGAGAACTCTGAGAAGAGGAGATACCTGCGACAGGTGCAGGACGAACTCAAGGAGAGGCAAATGGAGAGCGCTCTGCTGAAG GCAAAGGAGGAGAAAATAAACCGAGAAAAGCAACTTGAACAAGAGGAGAGAATGGCTAAAGAGCTGGCCCGCATCAACTATGAGACACAAAGGGAAGAGAAAATGAGGCAGTGTATTAAAGAGAACAG cATTGAGCTTCGAGAGCTGGAGTCAAAGCTGAAGTCTGCATATGTGAATAAGGAAAGAGCTGCACAGATCGCTGAGCAGGAAGCTATGAGGTTTGACACAATG CGTGAGGAGGCGGACTTAGCACGCAAGATGAAGAGCGAACATGAGCGAGCAGCCGTTGAGAAGCAGAAGCTGGAGCAGAAACGCCACGAGGAGCTGGCGCAGTATCAGAGACAGCTGGAGCAGCAACTCCTGGAGAGAGAGCGCAAGAGACAAGAGGCATACGAGGAGTTCCTCAAAGAGAAGCTCATGGTTGATGAGATTGTCAGGAAGATTTACGAGGAGGATCAGAT GGAGAGACAGCTGAAACTGGAGAAGGTCAGAGCCACTCAGCAGCACATTGAAGAATTCAAGAAACAGCAGGCCGAGTGGAGACGCATGGAGCAAGAAAAGATGGAGGCCGAGAACAAACGCATCATGGAGTTTGCCAGCCATCAGGAGCACCTGCAGGAGAACAGAATGGCTAAGatcaaagagagagaagaagcaaAGGAACATCTTCATAAAATA CTGTCTGAGAAGATCGAAGAGGAGAGGCAGCAGCGTGAAGAGATGGAGCGAGTCCGTGAGGAACTTTATTtagaagaacaagaagaggcTAACAGGCAAAGAGACCTT GAAGAGATGGAGAAGAAAATCAGACAGAGGCTGATGTTGCAGCAGACCTGCCAGCAGCAGATGGCTTTCAAAGAGATGCGGAGGcaggcagagaaagaggaggaggaggccttCAGGAAAATGATGATGGCTAAGTTTGCCGAGGACGATCGGTTGGAGCAGATGAACGCTCAGAAACGACGCATGAAGCAACTTGAGCACAAGCGCGAGGTGGAGAAACTGATCGAGGACAGAAGACGGCAGCATGAGGCTGACATG GAACTGGAGGCTCAAGAGCGAGCGATTGAGCAGGAGAGGGAGGCGCTGCGTCGGCAGATAATTGAAGAGGAGAGGCAGCGACTTCTTAAACGCCATGCAACAAAACTCCTTGGATACCTACCAAAG GGCTTGCTCCGTGAAGACGACCTGGAGCACTTTGATGAAGACTTCagaaaaaactttaaaacacGTCAGGCAGATATCTTTTCTGACGACGGCTGGGAAGGCGATGATTAA